The following are encoded together in the Fimbriiglobus ruber genome:
- a CDS encoding caspase family protein, which produces MWYNIRTSAIVLISFGLGGLGLGWIYGWWQRSQESAVGLVAITSKDPAIRSRPPGDDPSGVSPVPKEVSPVCGAADAKHRWALLIGVTKYDHLGAGRHLTGPANDVALMRQALRNLYGFLPEQIVTLSEIEGKPEARPTRENIVREFEQLIRKVSEGDQVVILMAGHGSQQPVPDPNDPNNPEIDGLDEIFLPADVAQWDSDRKTVPGAIRDNEIGAWLTSLTGKKAYVWAIFDCCHSGNMTRSLKDRPETPRGIPAGLLVPQTAFDAARKQAAAQRPPVAAGDGVAGARPKPPTVPGDNSGYLVALSACRAYETTPECAQPVEDRDAKTYGLLTYTTVGELGRAAAAGRRLSYRELLHRIQSRYLGRLGISPTPELEAADQDRAVLAADSVARSGISVRQVEGKYRADRGDMHGVTVGSVLAVYDGDKSGDANNPVGYVRIVESLPFDSVVEPCAYSGEEAVRELPATAYAKIVFLDYSLRGLRVAVVAAAVRAAEVARVKQMAGEIEKSRKGLLNLVPDPRQADVVIRLDENGQHLDLKTVDDVKHPISLKPNDPRFGSLLAENLEKVVRARNFVEAASRYETNGVAGFEPAVKVETEIVILRKGVGPVEIVKQPATNLVLRDSDKVQLRVVNTSEATRVDVSILIVGADFQITSFFPLRGGQVPKALGPGESVTTAPATVRAPFGLEKVIVIAMAGAKPPVDFTLLAQAGLKERGYVSQTPLAQLLENAVYRNGGSRGATPDASKMHTMKVIAWNCQPAAAPAK; this is translated from the coding sequence ATGTGGTACAACATCCGGACATCGGCCATTGTCCTGATCTCCTTCGGGCTCGGCGGCCTCGGCCTCGGCTGGATCTACGGGTGGTGGCAACGATCGCAAGAATCAGCCGTAGGTCTGGTGGCCATCACTAGCAAGGATCCGGCCATCCGCTCTCGTCCTCCGGGCGACGACCCAAGCGGAGTCTCACCCGTACCCAAAGAAGTCTCCCCCGTTTGCGGGGCGGCTGACGCGAAGCACAGGTGGGCATTACTGATCGGAGTCACGAAATACGACCACCTCGGCGCCGGGCGGCACCTGACCGGGCCGGCCAACGACGTGGCCCTGATGCGCCAGGCCCTTCGTAATTTGTATGGGTTCTTGCCCGAGCAAATCGTGACGCTGAGCGAGATCGAAGGCAAACCGGAGGCGCGGCCAACGCGAGAAAACATCGTCCGTGAATTCGAACAACTCATCCGAAAAGTCAGCGAAGGCGACCAGGTGGTGATCCTGATGGCGGGCCACGGCTCGCAACAGCCGGTCCCGGACCCGAACGACCCGAATAACCCCGAAATCGACGGCCTGGACGAAATCTTTCTCCCGGCCGATGTCGCCCAGTGGGATAGCGACCGAAAGACCGTACCGGGGGCCATCCGCGACAACGAAATCGGCGCCTGGCTGACCAGCTTGACCGGTAAAAAAGCTTATGTCTGGGCCATTTTCGATTGCTGCCACTCGGGCAACATGACCCGGAGCTTGAAAGACCGTCCGGAAACTCCTCGCGGGATCCCGGCCGGCCTTTTGGTGCCCCAGACGGCGTTTGACGCCGCCCGGAAACAGGCCGCTGCCCAACGGCCCCCGGTGGCCGCCGGGGACGGGGTAGCCGGCGCGCGGCCCAAGCCGCCGACGGTCCCCGGCGACAATTCCGGTTACCTCGTGGCACTCTCCGCGTGCCGGGCTTACGAAACGACCCCGGAATGCGCGCAACCAGTGGAAGACCGCGACGCCAAAACCTATGGGCTCCTGACCTACACCACGGTCGGTGAACTGGGCCGGGCCGCGGCCGCGGGGCGGCGGCTCAGTTATCGTGAGCTGCTCCACCGCATTCAGTCCCGCTACCTCGGCCGCCTCGGGATCTCGCCCACGCCCGAACTCGAGGCCGCCGACCAGGACCGGGCGGTGCTGGCCGCCGACTCGGTCGCCCGGTCGGGGATCTCCGTTCGCCAGGTGGAGGGTAAGTACCGCGCTGACCGTGGTGACATGCACGGGGTGACGGTCGGCAGCGTCCTGGCCGTTTATGACGGGGACAAGTCTGGCGACGCGAACAATCCTGTCGGCTACGTCCGAATAGTCGAATCGCTGCCGTTCGATTCCGTTGTCGAACCATGCGCGTACTCCGGCGAGGAAGCCGTCCGGGAGCTTCCGGCGACCGCCTATGCCAAAATCGTGTTTCTGGATTACTCCCTGCGCGGCCTGCGTGTGGCCGTCGTGGCGGCCGCGGTGCGAGCCGCTGAAGTCGCCCGGGTAAAGCAGATGGCCGGGGAAATCGAGAAATCCCGGAAGGGGCTATTAAATCTCGTGCCAGACCCCCGGCAGGCGGACGTGGTGATCCGGCTCGACGAGAATGGGCAACACCTTGATCTGAAGACCGTGGATGATGTCAAGCATCCCATCTCGCTAAAGCCCAACGATCCTCGCTTTGGATCGTTACTCGCGGAGAATCTTGAGAAAGTAGTTCGTGCCAGAAACTTCGTTGAAGCGGCCTCACGGTACGAGACGAACGGGGTGGCGGGCTTTGAACCGGCGGTCAAGGTCGAGACGGAGATCGTAATTCTCAGAAAAGGGGTCGGACCGGTAGAAATCGTCAAGCAGCCCGCGACGAATCTGGTGTTGCGCGACAGCGATAAAGTGCAATTGCGGGTAGTCAATACGAGTGAAGCGACTCGTGTTGACGTCTCGATTCTGATCGTCGGCGCCGACTTTCAGATTACCTCATTTTTCCCGCTGAGAGGCGGGCAGGTCCCCAAGGCTCTCGGGCCGGGCGAGTCTGTAACGACTGCTCCGGCGACCGTTCGCGCTCCGTTCGGCCTGGAGAAAGTGATCGTGATCGCCATGGCCGGGGCGAAACCGCCGGTCGATTTCACTTTATTGGCTCAGGCGGGGCTGAAGGAGCGGGGGTACGTCAGTCAAACTCCCCTGGCTCAACTTTTGGAAAACGCCGTATACCGGAACGGGGGCTCGCGAGGGGCTACACCCGACGCCAGCAAGATGCACACCATGAAAGTGATCGCCTGGAACTGCCAACCCGCGGCGGCTCCGGCGAAATGA
- a CDS encoding IS5 family transposase, with product MDVTVRKPYPTDLTDLQWEIIQVVLPAARPGGRPRSVDLREVLNAIVYVNRSGCQWSMLPHDFPAKSTVYEYFSQWRDDGTWQELLDVLREGYREVHAPSHERTPSAASIDSQSVKGTEHAGGNGYDAGKKIQGRKRSIVVDTLGLLMVVAVTAGHVDDAAAAPTVLESLDREAYPRLKVVWADGKYHNHTLNGWKDGHPELGWELVIVRRPDGVKGFTLLPKRWVVERTFGWLGRARRLSRNYERLNSSSESMIRVRSIQLILNRMDPQERYPPFKYRVASK from the coding sequence ATGGACGTGACCGTTCGCAAACCGTATCCGACCGATTTGACCGACCTCCAATGGGAGATCATCCAGGTCGTCCTGCCGGCCGCCCGACCCGGAGGACGCCCCCGGTCGGTGGACCTCCGGGAGGTGCTGAACGCGATCGTGTACGTGAACCGGTCGGGGTGTCAGTGGTCGATGCTCCCGCACGACTTCCCGGCCAAGAGTACGGTGTACGAGTACTTCTCCCAGTGGCGGGACGACGGTACCTGGCAAGAACTCCTGGATGTCCTCCGGGAGGGGTATCGGGAAGTCCACGCCCCGAGCCACGAGCGGACCCCGAGCGCCGCGAGCATCGACAGCCAGTCGGTCAAGGGGACCGAACACGCGGGCGGGAACGGGTACGACGCGGGCAAGAAAATCCAGGGCCGGAAGCGGTCGATCGTGGTCGATACGCTGGGCCTGTTGATGGTCGTGGCGGTGACCGCCGGGCACGTCGACGACGCGGCCGCGGCCCCGACCGTACTCGAATCGTTGGACCGGGAGGCGTACCCGCGGTTGAAGGTCGTGTGGGCCGACGGGAAGTATCACAACCATACCCTGAACGGGTGGAAGGACGGCCACCCGGAACTCGGATGGGAACTCGTCATCGTCCGCCGACCGGACGGGGTGAAGGGGTTCACCCTGTTACCCAAGCGGTGGGTCGTCGAGCGGACGTTCGGGTGGCTCGGGCGGGCCCGGCGGTTGAGTCGTAATTATGAGCGACTGAATAGTTCCAGCGAATCCATGATCCGTGTGCGGTCAATCCAGCTGATCCTCAATCGCATGGACCCACAAGAGCGTTATCCCCCGTTTAAATATAGAGTTGCATCAAAATAG
- a CDS encoding IS5 family transposase: MDAPVRKPYLTDLTDVQWETIEPLLPAARFGGRPRSVDLREVMNAILYVNRTGCQWSLLPHDFPAKSTVYEYFAQWRDDGTWQHLLDVLREGYREVHAPSHEPTPSAASIDSQSVKGTEHAGGNGYDAGKKIQGRKRSIVVDTLGLLMTVAVTAGHVDDAAAAPSVLESLDREAYPRLKVVWADGKYHNHALNGWKDGHPELRWELVIVRRPDGAKGFVLLPKRWVVEGTFGWLGRARRLSRDYERNTSSSESMVKVRSIQLILNRMDPKKCYLPFKYRVASK; the protein is encoded by the coding sequence ATGGACGCGCCCGTTCGTAAACCGTATCTGACGGATTTGACCGATGTCCAATGGGAGACCATCGAGCCCCTTCTGCCCGCCGCCCGGTTCGGAGGGCGGCCCCGGTCGGTCGACCTCCGGGAGGTGATGAACGCGATCCTGTACGTGAACCGGACCGGGTGCCAGTGGTCCCTGCTCCCGCACGATTTCCCGGCCAAGAGTACGGTGTACGAATACTTCGCCCAGTGGCGGGATGACGGCACCTGGCAACACCTCCTGGATGTCCTCCGGGAGGGGTATCGGGAGGTCCATGCTCCGAGTCACGAGCCGACCCCGAGCGCCGCGAGCATCGATAGTCAGTCGGTCAAGGGGACCGAGCATGCGGGTGGGAACGGGTATGACGCGGGCAAGAAAATCCAGGGCCGGAAGCGGTCGATCGTGGTCGACACGCTCGGGTTGTTGATGACCGTGGCGGTCACCGCCGGGCACGTCGACGATGCGGCCGCGGCCCCGTCCGTGCTCGAATCGTTGGACCGTGAGGCGTACCCGCGGTTGAAGGTCGTATGGGCCGACGGGAAGTACCACAACCATGCCCTGAACGGGTGGAAGGACGGTCATCCGGAACTCAGATGGGAACTCGTCATCGTCCGCCGGCCGGACGGGGCGAAGGGGTTCGTCCTGTTGCCCAAGCGGTGGGTGGTGGAGGGGACCTTCGGGTGGCTCGGTCGCGCCCGCAGGCTAAGTCGGGACTACGAACGAAATACTAGTTCTAGTGAATCTATGGTTAAAGTGCGGTCGATTCAATTGATCCTCAATCGCATGGACCCCAAAAAGTGTTATCTCCCATTTAAATATAGAGTTGCATCAAAATAG